A region from the Amycolatopsis camponoti genome encodes:
- a CDS encoding DUF445 family protein, whose amino-acid sequence MDIQAVLADIGEHWHVYATMPLIAALIGYLTKRVAIEMMFRPLEFRGIRPFLGWQGVIPANARRMATTAVDLLTRNLVDPQEIFSRLDPEEMVKELEAPLLKAVEDVTREVMETYQPRLWELLPARTQRMLVDQVRAQAPEVVKRLLREVSTNIDDVLDVNDMLIGAMVRDKSLTCRLIREVAAPEFKFIARSGIWFGFVIGLVQFVAWALTKEPLIMPIFGFVTGFVTDWLALKMIFYPREPRGFGFFRWQGMFQKRRQEVAADYGALIADEVLTVRNVMEAVLTGPRADKLFALVTREVQRTIDAQASIAKPLVALTMGGKQYQEMKRAAAEKAIAYLPETVKHVESYATGALDVRNTIVEKMQQLTPLEFEGILRPAFKQDEWKLIAVGAVIGGLVGELQVLLLLH is encoded by the coding sequence GTGGACATACAGGCAGTCCTCGCGGACATCGGCGAGCACTGGCACGTCTACGCCACCATGCCGCTCATCGCCGCCCTGATCGGCTACCTCACCAAGCGCGTCGCCATCGAGATGATGTTCCGGCCCCTCGAGTTCCGCGGCATCAGGCCGTTCCTCGGCTGGCAGGGCGTGATCCCGGCGAACGCGCGGCGGATGGCCACCACCGCCGTCGATCTGCTGACCCGCAACCTCGTCGACCCGCAGGAGATCTTCTCGCGGCTCGACCCGGAGGAAATGGTCAAAGAGCTCGAAGCGCCCCTGCTCAAGGCCGTCGAAGACGTCACGCGGGAGGTCATGGAGACCTACCAGCCACGGCTCTGGGAGCTGCTGCCCGCGCGAACGCAGCGCATGCTCGTCGACCAGGTCCGCGCGCAGGCCCCCGAGGTCGTCAAGCGGCTGCTGCGGGAGGTCTCGACCAACATCGACGACGTCCTCGACGTCAACGACATGCTGATCGGCGCGATGGTCCGCGACAAGTCGCTGACGTGCCGGCTGATCCGCGAGGTCGCCGCGCCCGAGTTCAAGTTCATCGCGCGCTCGGGCATCTGGTTCGGGTTCGTGATCGGGCTCGTCCAGTTCGTCGCCTGGGCGCTGACGAAGGAGCCGCTGATCATGCCGATCTTCGGTTTCGTCACGGGCTTCGTCACGGACTGGCTGGCCCTCAAGATGATCTTCTACCCGCGCGAGCCCCGCGGGTTCGGCTTCTTCCGCTGGCAGGGCATGTTCCAGAAACGCCGTCAGGAGGTCGCCGCCGACTACGGCGCGCTGATCGCCGACGAGGTCCTGACCGTGCGGAACGTGATGGAGGCCGTGCTCACCGGTCCGCGCGCGGACAAGCTGTTCGCGCTGGTCACTCGCGAGGTGCAGCGCACGATCGACGCGCAGGCGAGCATCGCCAAGCCGCTGGTCGCGCTGACCATGGGCGGCAAGCAGTACCAGGAGATGAAGCGCGCGGCCGCCGAGAAGGCCATCGCCTACCTCCCCGAAACGGTGAAACACGTCGAGAGCTACGCGACCGGCGCGCTCGACGTCCGCAACACGATCGTCGAAAAGATGCAGCAGCTGACGCCGCTCGAGTTCGAAGGCATCCTGCGTCCGGCCTTCAAGCAGGACGAATGGAAGCTCATCGCGGTCGGCGCGGTGATCGGCGGGCTGGTGGGTGAACTCCAGGTGCTGCTCCTGCTGCACTGA
- a CDS encoding beta-class carbonic anhydrase produces MTSIDVLLKRNQELGEVTPGDRSSAKPSLQVAVLTCMDARIRVFKLFGLLQGESHVLRNAGGVVTDDMIRSLALSQRKLGTREVLIVQHTECGLSMVTEDDFKDELEEATGLRPTWAVEAFRNVENSVRTSVERVRRSAYLPHTENVRGFVYDVKTGKLTEVK; encoded by the coding sequence ATGACCTCGATCGACGTACTGCTCAAGCGCAACCAGGAACTGGGCGAAGTGACGCCGGGCGACCGGTCGTCGGCCAAGCCGTCGCTGCAGGTCGCCGTCCTGACCTGCATGGACGCCCGGATCCGGGTGTTCAAGCTCTTCGGGCTGCTGCAGGGTGAGTCGCACGTCCTGCGCAACGCGGGCGGCGTGGTGACCGACGACATGATCCGCTCGCTGGCCCTGTCCCAGCGCAAGCTGGGCACGCGCGAGGTCCTGATCGTCCAGCACACCGAGTGCGGCCTCTCGATGGTCACCGAGGACGACTTCAAGGACGAGCTCGAGGAAGCGACCGGGCTGCGGCCGACGTGGGCGGTGGAGGCGTTCCGCAACGTGGAGAACAGCGTCCGGACGTCGGTGGAGCGGGTGCGGCGGAGTGCTTACCTGCCGCACACGGAGAACGTCCGCGGCTTCGTCTACGACGTCAAGACCGGGAAGCTCACCGAGGTCAAGTAG
- a CDS encoding LacI family DNA-binding transcriptional regulator, which translates to MGRPIRTRRQATLASLAAELGVSRTTVSNAYNRPDQLSPELRRRVLETARRLGYPGPDPVARSLRTRRAGAVGLLLTENLSYAFRDPAAVGVLEGLALACEDAGVGLHLVPASPGREDVAAVHRAGVDGFVVYSVPDDDPSLAAVLERPVPTVIIDQPSIEGIDRVGPDDAAAVGKIAEHLVGLGHRQVGVICMRLARERNDDFVSPARQSGAHFHVQRTRLEALAVAFSAAGVDWAGVPVVERFDHTVDDGASAARQLLDAYPQITAVICTSDILALGAMAEADRRGLRVPQDLTVTGFDGISEAERIGLTTVHQPVLEKGKTAGRLLLSSGERSAPKVITLPTELRIGRTSAPPRTVEEPWFGG; encoded by the coding sequence ATGGGACGTCCTATTCGCACCCGGAGGCAGGCGACGCTGGCGTCGCTCGCGGCGGAGCTCGGTGTGTCCAGGACCACGGTGTCCAACGCCTACAACCGGCCGGACCAGCTGTCCCCTGAACTGCGGCGCCGCGTCCTCGAGACCGCCCGCCGCCTCGGCTACCCCGGTCCCGACCCCGTCGCCCGCTCGCTGCGCACCCGCCGGGCCGGTGCCGTCGGGCTGCTGCTCACCGAGAACCTCTCCTACGCTTTCCGCGACCCCGCCGCCGTCGGCGTGCTCGAAGGACTGGCCCTGGCCTGCGAAGACGCCGGTGTCGGCCTCCACCTGGTGCCGGCGAGCCCGGGCCGTGAGGACGTCGCCGCGGTGCACCGCGCGGGCGTCGACGGCTTCGTCGTCTACTCCGTGCCCGACGACGACCCGAGCCTGGCCGCCGTGCTGGAACGCCCGGTGCCGACGGTGATCATCGACCAGCCGAGCATCGAGGGCATCGACCGCGTCGGCCCGGACGACGCCGCCGCCGTCGGCAAGATCGCCGAGCACCTGGTCGGCCTCGGCCACCGGCAGGTCGGCGTGATCTGCATGCGGCTGGCCCGCGAGCGCAACGACGACTTCGTCTCCCCGGCGCGCCAGAGCGGCGCGCACTTCCACGTCCAGCGCACCCGGCTCGAAGCCCTCGCGGTGGCGTTTTCGGCGGCCGGCGTCGACTGGGCCGGTGTCCCGGTGGTCGAGCGCTTCGACCACACGGTGGACGACGGCGCGTCCGCGGCCCGCCAGCTCCTGGACGCGTACCCGCAGATCACGGCCGTGATCTGCACCTCGGACATCCTCGCGCTCGGCGCCATGGCCGAGGCCGACCGGCGGGGGCTGCGGGTGCCGCAGGACCTGACCGTCACCGGTTTCGACGGCATCTCGGAGGCCGAGCGGATCGGGCTCACCACCGTGCACCAGCCGGTGCTCGAGAAGGGCAAGACGGCGGGCCGGCTGCTGCTCAGCTCGGGCGAGCGGAGCGCGCCGAAGGTCATCACGCTGCCGACCGAGCTGCGCATCGGGCGCACGTCCGCACCCCCTAGGACGGTCGAGGAGCCCTGGTTCGGGGGCTGA
- a CDS encoding metal ABC transporter ATP-binding protein, with the protein MPPLSVSDDVRPAVRVRGAGLAFGPRTLWSGLDLVVEPGEFLAVLGPNGSGKSSLLKALLGMQGLSAGTVEIAGGRPGGANRKVGYIPQQRAIDESLTLRGVDLVGLGLDGHRWGPGLFGMAARRRRVSEAIEAVGATRFAKQPVGRLSGGEQQRLRVAQALVGDPEVLLCDEPLLSLDLAHQRAISELIDSRRRTAGTAVLFVTHEINPVLPFVDRVLYLVNGSFRIGKPDEVMTTGTLSELYGTRVEVLKVGGQIHIAGAQSALCEDEPHHHEHDLEEQVG; encoded by the coding sequence ATGCCTCCTCTCTCCGTCTCCGACGACGTACGCCCCGCGGTCCGGGTCCGCGGGGCGGGGCTCGCGTTCGGTCCCCGGACCCTCTGGTCGGGGCTGGACCTCGTCGTCGAGCCGGGCGAGTTCCTCGCCGTGCTCGGCCCCAACGGCTCCGGCAAGAGCAGCCTGCTCAAGGCGCTGCTCGGCATGCAGGGCCTGTCGGCGGGCACGGTCGAGATCGCCGGCGGCCGCCCGGGCGGCGCGAACCGCAAGGTCGGCTACATCCCGCAGCAGCGCGCGATCGACGAGTCGCTGACGCTGCGCGGCGTCGACCTGGTCGGGCTGGGCCTCGACGGCCACCGCTGGGGCCCCGGCCTGTTCGGCATGGCCGCGCGTCGCCGCCGGGTTTCCGAAGCCATCGAAGCGGTGGGTGCGACTCGGTTTGCGAAGCAGCCCGTCGGGCGGTTGTCCGGCGGCGAGCAGCAGCGGCTGCGGGTGGCGCAGGCCCTGGTCGGCGACCCCGAGGTGCTGCTCTGCGACGAGCCGCTGCTGTCACTGGACCTCGCGCACCAGCGCGCGATCAGCGAGCTGATCGACTCCCGGCGGCGCACGGCCGGGACCGCGGTGCTGTTCGTGACGCACGAGATCAACCCGGTGCTGCCGTTCGTCGACCGGGTGCTGTACCTGGTCAACGGCTCGTTCCGGATCGGCAAGCCGGACGAGGTCATGACCACCGGCACGCTGTCGGAGCTGTACGGCACCCGCGTCGAGGTGCTGAAGGTGGGCGGCCAGATCCACATCGCGGGCGCGCAGAGCGCGTTGTGCGAGGACGAGCCGCACCACCACGAACACGACCTCGAAGAACAAGTGGGCTGA
- a CDS encoding A/G-specific adenine glycosylase: protein MAVDADVLLDWFSAHGRDLPWREPECSAWGVLVSEIMLQQTPVARVQPIWHEWMARWPVPSALAASSQGEVVRAWGKLGYPRRALRLHEAAGVIARDHGDVVPSDVDTLLALPGIGAYTARAVAAFAYGRRAPVVDTNVRRVVARAVHGAGDAGPASNTRDMNDVEALLPAEDAPAAKFSAAIMELGALICTARSPRCADCPVYDECAWQLAGRPEYAGPAKPVQKFAGTDRQVRGLLLDVLRGSEGPVEKARLDLVWHDGGQRDRCLDSLLADGLLEQTSGGLFALPGEH from the coding sequence GTGGCTGTGGACGCTGACGTACTGCTCGACTGGTTCTCCGCGCACGGCCGGGACCTGCCCTGGCGCGAGCCGGAGTGCTCGGCCTGGGGCGTGCTCGTCAGCGAGATCATGCTGCAGCAGACGCCGGTCGCGCGCGTGCAGCCGATCTGGCACGAATGGATGGCGCGGTGGCCGGTTCCGTCCGCGCTGGCCGCGTCGTCGCAGGGTGAGGTCGTGCGGGCCTGGGGCAAGCTCGGCTACCCGCGGCGCGCCCTGCGGCTCCACGAAGCCGCCGGGGTGATCGCGCGCGACCACGGGGACGTCGTCCCGTCCGATGTGGACACCCTGCTCGCGCTGCCCGGGATCGGCGCCTACACCGCGCGCGCGGTCGCCGCGTTCGCCTACGGGCGGCGTGCGCCGGTCGTCGACACGAACGTGCGGCGCGTCGTCGCGCGGGCCGTGCACGGGGCCGGGGACGCCGGGCCCGCGTCGAACACGCGGGACATGAACGACGTCGAGGCCCTGCTGCCCGCCGAAGACGCGCCCGCCGCGAAGTTCTCCGCGGCGATCATGGAGCTCGGCGCGCTGATCTGCACCGCGCGAAGCCCGCGGTGCGCCGACTGCCCGGTCTACGACGAATGCGCGTGGCAGCTCGCCGGCCGCCCCGAGTACGCCGGCCCGGCCAAGCCCGTGCAGAAGTTCGCCGGCACCGACCGCCAGGTCCGCGGGCTGCTGCTCGACGTCCTGCGCGGTTCCGAGGGCCCGGTGGAGAAGGCCCGGCTCGACCTCGTGTGGCACGACGGCGGCCAGCGCGACCGCTGCCTGGACTCCCTGCTCGCCGACGGCCTGCTCGAACAGACCAGCGGCGGGCTCTTCGCACTGCCGGGCGAACACTAA
- a CDS encoding metal ABC transporter permease, producing MDLFDFGKTWELITELDGVQTALLAAAILGLVAGVLGPLIVMRRMSFAVHGTSELAFTGGAAALLLGIGVEYGALIGAVVAALLLGILGARDADRDSVIGVILSFGLGMGVLFLSFYKGRSGNKFGILTGQIITIDSTNLTLFVVSSVVVLAVLAVVYRPLLFASVDRNVAVARGVPVKTLTVVFALLVGVSTALSVKVVGSLLVVALMVTPAAAAARVTASPWKATVLSVVFAEVAAIGGIVLSLAPGLPVSAFVTAISFLIYVICRIIAWQRDRRTRVSAVEPALVAAA from the coding sequence TTGGACCTGTTCGACTTCGGCAAGACGTGGGAGCTGATCACCGAGCTGGACGGAGTCCAGACGGCGCTGCTCGCGGCCGCGATCCTCGGCCTGGTGGCGGGGGTGCTCGGTCCGCTGATCGTGATGCGGCGGATGTCGTTCGCGGTGCACGGGACGTCCGAGCTGGCGTTCACCGGCGGCGCGGCGGCCCTGCTGCTCGGCATCGGCGTCGAGTACGGCGCGCTGATCGGCGCGGTGGTGGCGGCCCTGCTGCTGGGCATCCTCGGCGCGCGTGACGCGGACCGCGACTCGGTGATCGGCGTGATCCTGTCGTTCGGGCTCGGCATGGGCGTGCTGTTCCTGTCGTTCTACAAAGGACGGTCCGGGAACAAGTTCGGCATTCTCACGGGCCAGATCATCACGATCGACTCGACGAACCTGACGTTGTTCGTGGTGTCGTCGGTGGTCGTGCTGGCGGTGCTGGCGGTGGTGTACCGGCCGTTGCTGTTCGCTTCGGTGGACCGGAACGTGGCGGTGGCGCGCGGGGTGCCCGTCAAGACGCTGACCGTGGTGTTCGCGCTGCTGGTGGGTGTTTCGACCGCGTTGAGCGTGAAGGTGGTCGGCTCGCTGCTGGTGGTGGCGCTGATGGTGACGCCCGCCGCGGCGGCCGCGCGCGTGACGGCGTCACCGTGGAAGGCGACGGTGCTGTCGGTGGTGTTCGCCGAGGTGGCGGCGATCGGCGGGATCGTGCTGTCCCTGGCCCCGGGGCTGCCGGTGAGCGCGTTCGTGACGGCGATTTCGTTCTTGATCTACGTGATCTGCCGGATCATCGCCTGGCAGCGGGACCGCCGGACGCGGGTGAGCGCGGTGGAGCCGGCGCTCGTCGCGGCGGCCTAA
- a CDS encoding class II aldolase/adducin family protein, translated as MILETERAAVCAYARRMVGDGLVVGTSGNVSVRAGDLVAVTPTGVPYSSMNPADVVVVDLGGQVVDGSLTPTSELPVHLSVYWDVRDPDREPVTAVVHTHSPHATAVSTLVREVPPIHYIVATIGPSVRVARYATYGTPELAAAVLEALEGRRGCLMANHGTLTYGDGLEAAYHRAQQLEWACRVWLLAQSAGRPSLLPPPEVAKVVDRLRGYGQN; from the coding sequence ATGATCCTCGAGACCGAGCGGGCCGCCGTCTGCGCCTATGCGCGCCGGATGGTCGGGGACGGCCTGGTCGTCGGTACCTCCGGGAACGTCTCCGTGCGGGCCGGGGATCTCGTCGCCGTCACCCCGACCGGCGTGCCCTACTCCAGCATGAACCCGGCCGATGTCGTCGTCGTCGATCTCGGGGGCCAGGTCGTCGACGGCTCGCTCACGCCGACCAGTGAGCTGCCCGTGCACCTGTCCGTCTACTGGGACGTGCGCGATCCCGACCGCGAGCCCGTCACCGCCGTCGTCCACACGCACTCGCCGCACGCCACCGCCGTTTCGACGCTCGTGCGCGAGGTGCCGCCGATCCACTACATCGTCGCCACGATCGGCCCCTCGGTGCGCGTCGCGCGCTACGCCACCTACGGCACCCCCGAGCTCGCGGCGGCCGTCCTCGAGGCCCTGGAGGGGCGCCGCGGCTGCCTGATGGCCAACCACGGCACCCTCACCTACGGCGACGGCCTCGAAGCCGCCTACCACCGGGCCCAGCAGCTCGAGTGGGCCTGCCGGGTGTGGCTGCTCGCGCAGAGCGCCGGCCGGCCGAGCCTGCTGCCGCCGCCCGAGGTGGCCAAGGTCGTCGACCGGCTGCGCGGCTACGGCCAGAACTAG
- a CDS encoding metal ABC transporter solute-binding protein, Zn/Mn family codes for MSSRRTRSVLAAASALSVLVLAGCSGGTSGSDGGSQSGGSGKIKVVASTDVWGSVVNAVGGDKVEVKSIIHDPSADPHSYETTADDALAAKDAKLLLSNGGGYDEFFDKLTAQAGDAKKLVAYDIAATGDENEHVWYDLPGVDKVADQVAAQLGELEPASKQAFADNATAFKAKVDALEKRLGELGASHPGTKVVVTEPVAHYLLESAKLTDATPKAFSDAVENDTDVPAGAVNEYKQLIATKQVKALINNAQTVTPLTQDVVGQAKAAGIGVVDVTETLPQGVTDYIGWMTGEVDALAGALK; via the coding sequence ATGAGTTCCCGCCGCACCAGGAGCGTGCTCGCCGCCGCTTCGGCCCTGTCCGTGCTCGTCCTGGCCGGGTGCTCCGGTGGAACGTCCGGCTCCGACGGCGGCTCGCAGTCCGGCGGCTCGGGGAAGATCAAGGTCGTCGCCTCGACGGACGTCTGGGGCAGCGTCGTGAACGCCGTCGGCGGCGACAAGGTGGAGGTCAAGTCGATCATCCACGACCCGTCGGCCGACCCGCACTCCTACGAGACGACGGCTGACGACGCGCTGGCGGCGAAGGACGCGAAGCTGCTGCTGTCCAACGGCGGCGGCTACGACGAGTTCTTCGACAAGCTGACCGCGCAGGCCGGCGACGCGAAGAAGCTCGTCGCCTACGACATCGCCGCGACCGGCGACGAGAACGAGCACGTCTGGTACGACCTGCCCGGCGTCGACAAGGTCGCCGACCAGGTCGCGGCGCAGCTCGGGGAGCTGGAGCCGGCGTCGAAGCAGGCGTTCGCCGACAACGCGACGGCGTTCAAGGCGAAGGTCGACGCGCTGGAGAAGCGCCTCGGCGAGCTGGGCGCGTCGCACCCGGGCACGAAGGTCGTCGTCACCGAGCCGGTGGCGCACTACCTGCTCGAGAGCGCGAAGCTGACGGACGCGACGCCGAAGGCCTTCTCGGACGCCGTCGAGAACGACACCGACGTCCCGGCCGGCGCGGTCAACGAGTACAAGCAGCTCATCGCCACCAAGCAGGTGAAGGCGCTGATCAACAACGCGCAGACGGTCACGCCGCTGACCCAGGACGTCGTCGGCCAGGCGAAGGCCGCCGGGATCGGCGTCGTCGACGTGACCGAGACGCTGCCGCAGGGTGTGACCGACTACATTGGCTGGATGACCGGGGAAGTAGACGCGCTGGCAGGAGCGTTGAAGTAG
- a CDS encoding HD domain-containing protein, which yields MRTQESTIDHVIIDAVENRVHRLCRRYAERLQFHGWHHVSFVRAKAAGFAEHNGADRAVVEVAALVHDVNYLVLRNSPAAAGRSLRLEILAECEVPPRVARWIDAIVDEAEMATRGRDISLEAQALSDADTLFKALPVTPVVLAHRYLRENGLSLRELAHKIVGEQCDVHDEGYYFYNPEAAATYSRWATANLQLWQCIKEAVDDPTVAELLEAVHAVDAMAS from the coding sequence ATGCGCACGCAGGAAAGCACGATCGACCATGTGATCATCGACGCCGTCGAAAACCGGGTTCACCGGCTGTGCCGCCGATATGCCGAACGGCTGCAGTTCCACGGCTGGCACCACGTGAGCTTCGTCCGCGCGAAGGCGGCCGGTTTCGCCGAGCACAACGGGGCGGACCGCGCCGTCGTCGAGGTCGCGGCACTGGTGCACGACGTCAACTACCTGGTGCTCCGCAACTCGCCCGCGGCGGCGGGCCGGAGCCTGCGGCTGGAGATCCTCGCGGAGTGCGAGGTCCCCCCGCGAGTGGCGCGCTGGATCGACGCGATCGTCGACGAAGCCGAAATGGCCACCCGCGGCCGCGACATTTCGCTGGAGGCGCAGGCCCTGAGCGACGCGGACACGCTGTTCAAGGCGCTGCCGGTGACGCCGGTGGTGCTCGCGCACCGGTACCTGCGCGAGAACGGGCTGAGCCTGCGCGAGCTGGCGCACAAGATCGTCGGCGAGCAGTGCGACGTCCACGACGAGGGGTACTACTTCTACAACCCCGAGGCGGCGGCGACGTACTCGCGCTGGGCGACGGCGAACCTCCAGCTGTGGCAGTGCATCAAGGAAGCGGTCGACGACCCGACGGTGGCGGAGCTGCTGGAAGCGGTCCACGCCGTCGACGCGATGGCGTCCTAG
- a CDS encoding DUF445 domain-containing protein, translated as MPFIAALIGYVTKRVAIEMMFKPVEFVGVKPFLGWQGVLPANAERMAATATTMLTTNLVDPKEIFARLDPEQVAKEIEQPLLRVVEEVTREVMETYQPRLWEVLPNGAQQLLLKRVQAEAPKAITKIMREIADNIEDVLDLQHMVVTNLVRDKALLNRLIRDISRPEMRFIARSGIGFGFVLGCVQLVVWALTKSPIVLPLFGLGIGWLTDWLALKMIFLPREPRRFFGLYTWQGIFQKRRDQVAADYGDMIAREIITIPHLLEAVLRGPKSDKLFAMITREVQKTIDAQASVVKPFVAIAVGTRKFQEMKQTAAAKAAERVPETIRYAEKYAINALDVRNTIVDRMKKLSALEFEQLLRPAFRQDEWKLIAVGAVIGGLVGELQVLALLG; from the coding sequence ATGCCGTTCATCGCGGCGCTGATCGGCTACGTCACCAAGCGCGTCGCCATCGAGATGATGTTCAAGCCGGTGGAGTTCGTCGGCGTCAAGCCGTTCCTCGGCTGGCAGGGTGTGCTGCCGGCGAACGCCGAACGCATGGCCGCGACGGCCACCACGATGCTGACGACGAACCTCGTCGACCCCAAGGAGATCTTCGCCCGGCTCGACCCGGAGCAGGTCGCGAAGGAGATCGAGCAGCCGCTGCTGCGGGTCGTCGAGGAGGTCACCCGCGAAGTCATGGAGACCTACCAGCCGCGGCTGTGGGAGGTGCTGCCGAACGGCGCTCAGCAGCTGCTGCTCAAGCGCGTCCAGGCCGAGGCACCCAAGGCGATCACCAAGATCATGCGGGAGATCGCCGACAACATCGAGGACGTCCTCGACCTCCAGCACATGGTCGTGACGAACCTCGTCCGCGACAAGGCGCTGCTCAACCGGCTGATCCGCGACATCTCCCGCCCCGAGATGCGGTTCATCGCCCGCTCCGGGATCGGGTTCGGGTTCGTCCTCGGCTGCGTGCAGCTCGTGGTGTGGGCGCTGACGAAGTCGCCGATCGTGCTGCCGCTGTTCGGCCTCGGCATCGGCTGGCTCACCGACTGGCTGGCCCTGAAGATGATCTTCCTGCCGCGCGAGCCGCGCCGGTTCTTCGGGCTCTACACCTGGCAGGGCATCTTCCAGAAGCGCCGCGACCAGGTCGCCGCCGACTACGGCGACATGATCGCGCGCGAGATCATCACCATTCCCCACCTGCTGGAAGCGGTGCTGCGCGGGCCGAAGTCCGACAAGCTGTTCGCGATGATCACCCGCGAGGTGCAGAAGACGATCGACGCGCAGGCGAGCGTCGTCAAGCCGTTCGTCGCCATCGCCGTCGGGACGCGGAAGTTCCAGGAGATGAAGCAGACGGCGGCGGCGAAGGCCGCGGAGCGCGTCCCGGAGACGATCCGGTACGCCGAGAAGTACGCGATCAACGCGCTCGACGTGCGGAACACGATCGTCGACCGGATGAAGAAGCTGAGCGCGCTGGAGTTCGAGCAGCTGCTGCGGCCGGCGTTCCGGCAGGACGAGTGGAAGCTCATCGCGGTCGGCGCGGTGATCGGCGGGCTCGTCGGAGAACTGCAGGTGCTCGCGCTGCTCGGGTAG
- a CDS encoding DUF445 domain-containing protein: MDAVLDDLALHWPLYAAMPFIAALIGYVTKRVAIEMMFRPLDFLGIPPLLGWQGVVPKHGGRMAAVATELLTANLLDLREVLGRIDPVIITSELEQPLLRAVDHIAREVLAEHHPRLWEVMPTLAQEMLIKQVQASAPKLVREFLDDVRENLDEVLDVQHMTVQRLTRDKALLVRLIRETSRPEMAFIARMGIYFGFGLGLVQTIVWAFTREPWVLPAFGGVIGLCTDWLAIKLIFVPREPVRVGRVIFQGKFQRRRAEVARQYGELIATEVLTVQNLLDAVLRGPRADRLAALVEQMVSSAVDRQMPLSFAVGGTRLREMKHAAARKALEQLPDTARYAEGYLTEAMDVAKMIEQRMLALTPLEFEGLLRPAFRQDEWKLIAVGGVIGFVVGELQVLLMLG, from the coding sequence ATGGACGCTGTCCTGGACGACCTCGCCCTGCACTGGCCGCTGTACGCGGCGATGCCGTTCATCGCGGCGCTGATCGGGTACGTCACCAAGCGCGTCGCCATCGAGATGATGTTCCGGCCGCTGGACTTCCTCGGGATCCCGCCGCTGCTCGGCTGGCAGGGCGTCGTCCCGAAGCACGGCGGCCGGATGGCGGCGGTGGCGACCGAGCTGCTGACGGCGAACCTGCTCGACCTGCGCGAGGTGCTCGGCCGGATCGACCCGGTGATCATCACGAGCGAGCTGGAGCAGCCGCTGCTGCGCGCGGTCGACCACATCGCGCGCGAGGTCCTCGCCGAGCACCACCCGCGGCTGTGGGAGGTCATGCCGACACTGGCCCAGGAGATGCTGATCAAGCAGGTCCAGGCGTCGGCGCCGAAGCTGGTGCGCGAGTTCCTCGACGACGTCCGCGAGAACCTCGACGAGGTCCTCGACGTCCAGCACATGACGGTCCAGCGGCTGACGCGGGACAAGGCGCTGCTGGTCCGGCTGATCCGCGAGACGTCCCGCCCGGAGATGGCGTTCATCGCGCGGATGGGCATCTACTTCGGTTTCGGGCTCGGCCTGGTGCAGACGATCGTGTGGGCGTTCACGCGCGAGCCGTGGGTGCTCCCGGCGTTCGGCGGCGTGATCGGGCTGTGCACGGACTGGCTGGCGATCAAGCTGATCTTCGTCCCCCGCGAGCCGGTCCGCGTGGGGCGCGTGATCTTCCAGGGCAAGTTCCAGCGACGGCGCGCGGAGGTGGCGCGCCAGTACGGCGAGCTGATCGCGACCGAGGTCCTGACGGTCCAGAACCTCCTGGACGCGGTGCTGCGCGGCCCCCGCGCCGACCGGCTGGCGGCGCTGGTGGAGCAGATGGTGTCCTCGGCGGTGGACAGGCAGATGCCGTTGTCCTTCGCGGTGGGCGGCACGCGGCTGCGGGAGATGAAGCACGCGGCGGCGCGGAAGGCGCTGGAGCAGCTGCCGGACACGGCCCGGTACGCCGAGGGGTACCTGACCGAGGCGATGGACGTCGCGAAGATGATCGAGCAGCGGATGCTGGCGTTGACGCCGTTGGAGTTCGAGGGACTGCTGCGGCCGGCGTTCCGGCAGGACGAGTGGAAGCTCATCGCGGTCGGCGGGGTGATCGGGTTCGTGGTGGGTGAGCTGCAGGTCCTGCTGATGCTGGGTTAG